The Mycolicibacterium boenickei genome has a segment encoding these proteins:
- a CDS encoding heme peroxidase, translated as MNTEIERLRAACERDLGDPAGWPEPVGYPKSLALCIIDAIYATGARHLTVEKVIERYRGHRSGQGGDPDTDGAVELLASVHEFGGAQRWASEIGNRRPTSTVKNAPLRAAALVQATQALVELGIETTADLRAVARDRERCGPARAAWCGVPGQRSGFTWAYLVLLAQLPEVTVDAAVAGYVAREGGATDPAAALRAVSDSTGWDPAALHTALWRFESGRRRDLPSSA; from the coding sequence ATGAACACCGAAATCGAGCGACTGCGCGCGGCCTGTGAGCGCGACCTGGGGGACCCGGCAGGTTGGCCGGAACCGGTCGGGTATCCGAAGTCGTTGGCGCTGTGCATCATTGATGCGATCTATGCGACCGGAGCCCGGCACCTGACCGTGGAGAAGGTGATCGAGCGTTACCGCGGGCACCGGTCAGGCCAAGGGGGTGACCCCGATACCGACGGTGCCGTCGAACTCCTGGCAAGCGTCCATGAGTTCGGCGGCGCCCAGAGGTGGGCATCGGAGATCGGCAACCGTCGTCCTACGTCGACGGTCAAGAACGCGCCGCTGCGGGCGGCCGCGCTCGTGCAGGCCACCCAGGCCCTCGTCGAGTTGGGCATCGAGACCACCGCGGACCTGCGGGCGGTCGCCCGGGACCGCGAGCGTTGCGGCCCGGCCCGAGCGGCCTGGTGTGGGGTGCCCGGCCAACGGTCCGGCTTCACCTGGGCATATCTCGTACTCCTTGCGCAGCTGCCGGAGGTCACTGTCGATGCGGCGGTGGCCGGCTATGTGGCGCGAGAGGGAGGTGCCACAGATCCTGCCGCGGCGCTGCGGGCCGTATCGGACTCCACAGGCTGGGATCCCGCCGCGCTCCACACCGCACTCTGGCGGTTCGAGTCGGGACGGCGCCGCGACCTGCCTTCGTCAGCCTGA
- a CDS encoding metal-sulfur cluster assembly factor: MSDTASDELLADVEEAMRDVVDPELGINVVDLGLVYGLNVEQGDDGAVALIDMTLTSAACPLTDVIEDQSRTALVGAGLVNEIKINWVWNPPWGPDKITDDGREQLRALGFTV, from the coding sequence ATGAGTGACACCGCCTCAGACGAACTGCTGGCCGACGTCGAGGAAGCCATGCGCGACGTGGTGGATCCCGAGCTGGGCATCAACGTCGTCGACCTCGGTCTGGTTTACGGCCTCAACGTCGAGCAGGGCGATGACGGCGCGGTCGCGCTGATCGACATGACGCTCACCTCGGCGGCCTGTCCGCTGACCGACGTGATCGAGGATCAGTCGCGTACCGCGTTGGTGGGCGCCGGCCTGGTCAACGAGATCAAGATCAACTGGGTCTGGAATCCGCCGTGGGGCCCGGACAAGATCACCGACGACGGCCGCGAGCAGCTGCGCGCCCTCGGATTCACCGTCTGA
- the sufU gene encoding Fe-S cluster assembly sulfur transfer protein SufU produces the protein MKMEQMYQEVILDHYKHPHNRGLREPFAAEVHHVNPTCGDEVTLRVTLSDDAETVADISYDGQGCSISQASTSVLTDQVIGQSVGDALKTVEAFTEMISSRGNVEGDEDVLGDGIAFAGVAKYPARVKCALLGWLAFKAALAEARPENGALVQASDDVEDKR, from the coding sequence GTGAAAATGGAACAGATGTACCAGGAAGTGATCCTGGATCACTACAAGCATCCGCACAACCGCGGACTGCGGGAGCCCTTCGCCGCCGAGGTACATCACGTCAACCCGACCTGTGGTGACGAGGTGACGCTGCGGGTCACGCTCTCCGACGACGCCGAAACGGTGGCGGACATCTCGTATGACGGGCAGGGCTGTTCGATCAGCCAGGCCTCCACCTCGGTGCTCACCGATCAGGTCATCGGGCAGAGCGTCGGCGACGCACTCAAGACGGTCGAGGCGTTCACCGAGATGATTTCCTCACGCGGGAACGTTGAGGGGGACGAAGATGTACTCGGTGACGGCATCGCGTTTGCCGGTGTCGCCAAGTACCCGGCCCGGGTGAAGTGCGCGTTGCTGGGTTGGTTAGCTTTCAAGGCCGCGCTGGCGGAGGCCAGGCCAGAAAATGGAGCGCTGGTGCAGGCCAGCGATGACGTGGAGGACAAGCGATGA
- a CDS encoding cysteine desulfurase has product MTAARTFDPTVLAEVRADFPILSRVMRGGKQLAYLDSGATSQKPLQVLDAERRFLTTSNGAVHRGAHQLMEEATDAYEQGRADIAAFVGAEPDELVFTKNATESINLVAYVLGDKRFEHAVGPGDVIVTTELEHHANLIPWQELAQRTGATLKWYGVTDDGRIDLDSLQLDERVKVVAFSHHSNVTGAIAPVNEIVRRARSVGALTVLDACQSVPHQPVDFHALDVDFAAFSGHKMLGPTGIGVLYGRLELLNSMPPFITGGSMIETVTMEQTTYAPAPQRFEAGTPMTSQVVGLAAAARYLSDIRMDAVEAHEAELVAAALEGLTGLPQLRVIGPTTMEHRGSPVSFVVDGIHAHDVGQVLDDEGVAVRVGHHCAWPLHRRFGIAATARASFAVYNTLDEVDRLVAGIKRAVEFFA; this is encoded by the coding sequence ATGACAGCAGCACGGACTTTCGACCCCACCGTGCTGGCTGAGGTCAGGGCGGACTTCCCGATTCTGAGCCGGGTCATGCGCGGCGGAAAGCAGTTGGCGTACCTGGACTCCGGGGCGACATCGCAGAAGCCGCTCCAGGTGCTCGACGCCGAACGGCGCTTTCTGACCACCTCCAACGGCGCTGTGCATCGTGGTGCGCACCAGCTGATGGAAGAGGCCACCGACGCCTACGAGCAGGGCCGCGCCGACATCGCGGCGTTCGTCGGTGCCGAGCCGGACGAGTTGGTGTTCACGAAGAACGCCACCGAGTCGATCAACCTCGTCGCATACGTGCTGGGGGACAAGCGGTTCGAGCATGCCGTCGGTCCCGGTGATGTCATCGTCACCACGGAGCTGGAGCACCACGCGAACCTGATTCCGTGGCAGGAGCTGGCCCAGCGGACCGGCGCCACGCTGAAGTGGTACGGCGTCACGGATGACGGTCGCATCGACCTCGATTCGCTGCAACTCGACGAGCGCGTGAAAGTCGTCGCGTTCAGCCACCATTCGAACGTCACTGGTGCCATCGCCCCGGTGAACGAAATCGTCAGGCGGGCTCGGTCTGTTGGCGCCTTGACGGTCTTGGACGCCTGCCAGTCGGTGCCGCACCAGCCGGTCGACTTCCACGCCCTTGATGTCGATTTCGCGGCATTCTCGGGTCACAAGATGCTGGGCCCCACGGGTATCGGTGTGCTCTACGGTCGGCTGGAGCTGCTGAACTCGATGCCGCCGTTCATCACCGGCGGTTCCATGATCGAGACCGTGACGATGGAACAGACCACCTACGCGCCGGCCCCGCAGCGCTTCGAGGCGGGCACACCCATGACCTCGCAGGTGGTCGGGTTGGCTGCAGCCGCACGGTATTTGAGCGACATCCGGATGGACGCCGTCGAGGCGCATGAAGCCGAGTTGGTCGCCGCCGCGCTGGAAGGGCTGACAGGGCTGCCGCAGCTCCGCGTCATCGGTCCGACGACGATGGAACATCGGGGCTCTCCGGTGAGTTTCGTCGTCGACGGGATTCACGCGCACGACGTCGGGCAGGTGCTCGACGACGAGGGTGTGGCGGTGCGCGTCGGCCACCATTGCGCGTGGCCGCTGCACCGTCGCTTCGGGATCGCCGCCACTGCCCGCGCGTCGTTCGCGGTGTACAACACGCTCGACGAGGTCGACCGCCTGGTGGCCGGCATCAAACGTGCTGTGGAGTTCTTCGCGTGA
- the sufC gene encoding Fe-S cluster assembly ATPase SufC encodes MTTLEIKDLHVSVNAAEGAENTEIPILKGVDLTVKSGETHAVMGPNGSGKSTLSYAIAGHPKYTVTSGSITLDGQDVLEMSIDERARAGLFLAMQYPVEVPGVSMSNFLRTAATAVRGEAPKLRHWVKEVKSAMDELDIDPAFGERSVNEGFSGGEKKRHEILQLGLLKPKIAILDETDSGLDVDALRIVSEGVNRYAEAEHGGILLITHYTRILRYIRPQFVHVFVGGRIVESGGPELADELEENGYVRFTQAVGA; translated from the coding sequence ATGACCACTCTGGAAATCAAGGACCTGCACGTCTCGGTCAACGCCGCCGAAGGCGCTGAGAACACCGAGATCCCGATTTTGAAGGGTGTCGACCTCACCGTGAAGTCGGGGGAGACCCACGCGGTGATGGGCCCCAACGGCTCGGGCAAGTCGACGCTGTCCTACGCCATCGCCGGTCACCCGAAGTACACCGTGACCTCCGGGTCGATCACGCTCGACGGGCAGGACGTCCTCGAGATGAGCATCGACGAGCGGGCGCGTGCGGGCCTCTTCCTGGCCATGCAGTACCCCGTCGAGGTGCCCGGGGTGTCGATGTCGAACTTCCTGCGCACGGCGGCCACCGCGGTCCGTGGCGAGGCACCGAAGCTGCGCCACTGGGTCAAGGAAGTCAAGTCCGCGATGGACGAGCTGGACATCGACCCGGCGTTCGGTGAGCGCAGCGTCAACGAGGGCTTCTCCGGTGGTGAGAAGAAGCGCCACGAGATCCTGCAGCTGGGTCTGCTCAAGCCGAAGATCGCCATCCTCGACGAGACCGATTCGGGTCTGGACGTCGACGCGCTGCGCATCGTGAGCGAGGGAGTCAACCGCTACGCCGAGGCCGAGCACGGCGGCATCCTGCTGATCACCCACTACACCCGCATCCTGCGCTACATCCGCCCGCAGTTCGTGCACGTGTTCGTCGGCGGGCGCATCGTGGAATCGGGCGGGCCCGAACTCGCCGACGAGCTCGAAGAGAACGGATACGTGCGCTTCACGCAGGCGGTCGGAGCCTGA
- the sufD gene encoding Fe-S cluster assembly protein SufD, with amino-acid sequence MSSNLTEAAESVAVNKGELFASFDVNAFEVPGGRDELWRFTPLKRLRGLHDGSAVANGSAGITVTERPGVTVETVGRDDKRLGEGGTPTDRVAAQAYSSFETATVVTVERDTEVAEPIEIVIDGPGVDTVGYGHLQIRVEELSRAIVVVDLRGSGTYADNVEIIVGDSAGLGLIWIADWADDMVHVSSHHAKLGKDAVLGHVNVTLGGDVVRTSATVRFTGPGGDAKMLGTYFADDGQFFESRLLVDHAQPHCKSDVLYKGALQGDPDSKKPDAHTVWIGDVLIRAEATGTDTFEVNRNLVLTDGARADSVPNLEIETGEIVGAGHASATGRFDDEQLFYLRARGIPEDQARRLVVRGFFNEIIAKIAVPEVRERLTAAIEKELAITESKASH; translated from the coding sequence GTGAGTTCCAATCTGACTGAGGCGGCCGAGAGCGTGGCCGTCAACAAGGGCGAGCTGTTCGCATCGTTCGACGTCAACGCCTTCGAGGTGCCCGGCGGTCGCGACGAGCTGTGGCGGTTCACCCCGCTCAAGCGGCTGCGCGGGCTGCACGACGGCTCGGCCGTCGCGAACGGCAGCGCCGGCATCACCGTCACCGAGCGGCCCGGCGTGACCGTGGAGACCGTCGGCCGCGACGACAAGCGGCTCGGCGAGGGCGGGACGCCCACCGATCGTGTTGCTGCCCAGGCCTACTCGTCGTTCGAGACGGCCACCGTGGTGACGGTCGAGCGTGACACCGAGGTGGCCGAGCCCATCGAGATCGTGATCGACGGTCCCGGTGTGGACACCGTGGGCTACGGGCACCTGCAGATCCGGGTCGAGGAACTGTCCCGGGCCATCGTGGTGGTCGACCTGCGCGGCAGCGGAACCTACGCGGACAACGTCGAGATCATCGTCGGTGATTCGGCCGGCCTCGGATTGATCTGGATCGCCGACTGGGCCGACGACATGGTCCACGTCAGTTCGCACCACGCCAAGCTCGGCAAGGACGCGGTGCTCGGACACGTCAATGTCACCCTCGGCGGCGACGTGGTGCGCACCTCGGCCACCGTGCGGTTCACCGGACCCGGCGGTGACGCCAAGATGCTCGGCACCTACTTCGCCGATGACGGTCAGTTCTTCGAGTCGCGGTTGCTGGTCGACCACGCGCAGCCGCACTGTAAGTCCGACGTCCTCTACAAGGGTGCGCTGCAAGGGGATCCGGATTCCAAGAAGCCCGACGCGCACACGGTGTGGATCGGCGACGTGTTGATCCGGGCCGAGGCCACCGGTACCGACACCTTCGAGGTGAACCGGAACCTGGTGCTCACCGACGGTGCCCGCGCCGACTCGGTGCCCAACCTCGAAATCGAGACCGGCGAGATCGTCGGTGCCGGGCACGCCAGTGCGACTGGGCGTTTCGACGACGAGCAGTTGTTCTACCTGCGCGCCCGCGGTATCCCCGAGGATCAGGCCCGGCGCCTGGTCGTGCGCGGATTCTTCAACGAGATCATCGCCAAGATCGCTGTGCCCGAGGTGCGTGAGCGCCTGACCGCAGCCATCGAAAAAGAACTTGCCATCACCGAATCGAAAGCATCGCACTAA
- the sufB gene encoding Fe-S cluster assembly protein SufB, producing MTITPETPLTQEETIASLGNYGYGWSDSDVAGASAQRGLSEAVVRDISAKKNEPEWMLETRLRALRTFDKKPMPHWGSNLEGIDFDNIKYFVRSTEKQAASWEELPEDIRNTYDRLGIPEAEKQRLVAGVAAQYESEVVYHQIREDLEALGVIFLDTDSGLREHPEIFQKYFGTVIPAGDNKFSALNTAVWSGGSFIYVPPGVHVDIPLQAYFRINTENMGQFERTLIIADEGSYVHYVEGCTAPIYKSDSLHSAVVEIVVKPGARVRYTTIQNWSNNVYNLVTKRARAEAGATMEWIDGNIGSKVTMKYPAVWMTGEHAKGEVLSVAFAGEGQHQDTGAKMLHLAPHTSSNIVSKSVARGGGRASYRGLVQVNKGAHGSKSSVKCDALLVDTISRSDTYPYVDIREDDVTMGHEATVSKVSEDQLFYLMSRGLTEDEAMAMVVRGFVEPIAKELPMEYALELNRLIELQMEGAVG from the coding sequence ATGACCATCACGCCCGAAACGCCATTGACCCAGGAAGAGACCATCGCGTCGCTGGGCAACTACGGCTACGGCTGGTCGGACTCGGACGTCGCAGGCGCAAGTGCGCAGCGCGGCCTGTCCGAAGCCGTCGTGCGTGACATCTCGGCCAAGAAGAACGAGCCGGAATGGATGCTGGAGACCCGGCTGCGGGCGCTTCGCACCTTCGACAAGAAGCCCATGCCGCATTGGGGTTCCAACCTCGAGGGCATCGACTTCGACAACATCAAGTACTTCGTGCGCTCCACCGAGAAGCAGGCGGCCTCCTGGGAGGAACTGCCCGAGGACATTCGCAATACCTATGACCGCCTTGGCATTCCGGAAGCCGAGAAGCAGCGTCTGGTGGCGGGTGTGGCCGCGCAGTACGAGTCCGAGGTGGTGTACCACCAGATTCGCGAGGACCTCGAGGCGCTCGGCGTCATCTTCCTCGACACCGACTCGGGCCTGCGTGAGCACCCGGAGATCTTCCAGAAGTACTTCGGCACGGTGATCCCGGCCGGCGACAACAAGTTCTCCGCGCTGAACACCGCGGTGTGGTCGGGCGGTTCGTTCATCTATGTGCCCCCGGGCGTGCACGTCGACATCCCGCTGCAGGCGTACTTCCGGATCAACACCGAGAACATGGGCCAGTTCGAGCGGACGCTGATCATCGCCGACGAGGGCTCCTACGTGCACTACGTCGAGGGTTGTACCGCGCCGATCTACAAGTCCGATTCGCTGCACTCCGCGGTGGTCGAGATCGTCGTCAAGCCCGGTGCGCGGGTGCGCTACACCACGATCCAGAACTGGTCGAACAACGTCTACAACCTGGTCACCAAGCGGGCCCGGGCCGAGGCGGGCGCCACCATGGAGTGGATCGACGGCAACATCGGTTCCAAGGTCACCATGAAGTACCCCGCGGTCTGGATGACCGGTGAGCACGCCAAGGGCGAGGTGCTCTCGGTGGCGTTCGCCGGTGAGGGCCAGCACCAGGACACGGGCGCCAAGATGCTGCACCTGGCGCCGCACACGTCGTCCAACATCGTGTCCAAGTCGGTGGCCCGCGGCGGTGGCCGCGCGTCCTACCGCGGCCTGGTCCAGGTCAACAAGGGTGCGCACGGCAGCAAGTCGAGCGTGAAATGCGATGCGCTGCTGGTCGATACGATCAGCCGCTCGGACACCTACCCGTACGTGGACATCCGCGAGGATGACGTCACGATGGGACACGAGGCCACGGTGTCCAAGGTCAGCGAAGATCAGCTCTTCTACCTGATGAGCCGTGGTCTGACCGAGGACGAGGCGATGGCGATGGTGGTGCGCGGCTTCGTCGAGCCCATCGCCAAGGAACTGCCCATGGAATACGCGCTCGAGCTCAACCGGCTGATCGAGCTGCAGATGGAAGGCGCGGTCGGTTAA
- a CDS encoding helix-turn-helix transcriptional regulator: MRRTAAGSASSPASASVPKPVNDVVPASDGHTRRAIIHLLLEGPITAGQIGERLGISAAGVRRHLDALIEAGDAQASAAAAWQHNGRGRPAKRYRLTAAGRAKLGHTYDDLAVAAIRQLREIGGKDAVRTFARRRMDTILAGVTDGSGGVPETAERVADALSRAGYATTTTPVDGPIHGVQICQHHCPVSHVAEEFPEFCETENEAFAEILGTHVQRLATIVNGDCACTTHVPLDADGIEHKVNTDSTEKVRSTARARTTATIKQGAAT, encoded by the coding sequence ATGCGTCGGACGGCTGCGGGCTCGGCTTCGAGCCCAGCTTCGGCCAGTGTGCCGAAGCCGGTCAACGACGTGGTGCCGGCCTCTGACGGGCACACTCGGCGCGCGATCATCCACCTCTTACTGGAGGGTCCCATCACTGCGGGGCAGATCGGCGAGCGGCTCGGCATCTCGGCCGCAGGCGTGCGTCGTCACCTCGATGCCCTGATCGAAGCCGGCGATGCACAGGCCAGTGCTGCCGCGGCATGGCAGCACAACGGCCGGGGCCGCCCGGCCAAGCGGTACCGCCTGACGGCAGCGGGTCGGGCCAAGCTCGGTCACACCTACGACGACCTCGCGGTGGCTGCCATTCGGCAGTTGCGCGAGATCGGCGGCAAGGACGCCGTGCGGACGTTCGCCCGGCGCCGGATGGACACCATCCTGGCCGGCGTTACCGACGGGTCGGGCGGGGTGCCCGAAACTGCCGAGCGGGTCGCCGATGCGTTGAGCAGGGCCGGGTATGCCACCACCACGACTCCGGTGGACGGCCCGATCCACGGGGTGCAGATCTGCCAGCATCACTGCCCGGTATCGCATGTCGCCGAAGAGTTTCCGGAGTTCTGCGAGACGGAGAACGAGGCGTTCGCCGAGATCCTGGGCACTCACGTACAACGGCTGGCCACCATCGTCAATGGTGACTGCGCCTGCACCACTCACGTCCCACTCGATGCGGACGGCATCGAGCACAAAGTGAACACAGACAGCACAGAGAAGGTTCGGAGCACAGCCCGCGCCCGGACGACCGCAACGATCAAACAAGGAGCGGCGACATGA
- the mptB gene encoding polyprenol phosphomannose-dependent alpha 1,6 mannosyltransferase MptB, with protein sequence MASRLSTFSSSIARWHGDERTVGSPLNPAEVVAQRRTRLFGATGTVLMAIGALGAGARPVVQDPTFGVRLLNLPSRIQTVSLTMTTTGAVMMTLAWLMLGRFALGPRRMSRSQLDRTLLLWAIPLLVAPPMYSKDVYSYLAQSEIGYIGLDPYRVGPATGLGLDHVFTLSVPSLWRETPAPYGPLFLWIGESISALTGENIVAAVLCHRVVVLLGVGLIVWATPRLARRCGVAEVSALWLGACNPLLFMHLVAGIHNEALMLGLMLAGTEFALRGIDAAAPLIPRPLTWPHTREDWQHWYPAAMLLTGTVLITLSSQVKLPSLLALGFVAMALAWRLGGTIKAFFVAGVPLGAVSLAVMAVIGWASGLGFGWLGTLGTANVVRSWMSPPTLLALGTGQVGILLGLGDHTTAVLALTRAIGVFLIAILVSWLLLAVMRGRLHPVGGLGVALGGTILLFPVVQPWYLLWAVIPLAAWATRPGFRGSTIAITLVVGIFGPTANGDRFTLFQIVMATLASTLIVLILIGLTWRRLPWRASPQTEISPPPAPTQSADAYAESP encoded by the coding sequence ATGGCAAGCCGCCTGTCGACCTTCAGCTCATCGATCGCCCGGTGGCACGGCGACGAACGCACCGTCGGATCCCCACTCAACCCTGCCGAAGTCGTCGCGCAGCGCCGGACCCGCCTGTTCGGGGCCACCGGAACCGTGCTGATGGCGATCGGCGCCCTCGGTGCCGGCGCCCGTCCCGTCGTGCAGGACCCGACCTTCGGGGTGCGGCTGCTCAACCTGCCCTCGCGCATTCAGACCGTGTCACTGACGATGACCACTACCGGCGCGGTGATGATGACGCTGGCCTGGCTGATGCTCGGGCGCTTCGCCCTCGGCCCGCGCCGGATGTCGCGCAGCCAGCTCGACCGCACGCTGCTGCTGTGGGCCATTCCCCTGCTGGTGGCGCCGCCGATGTACAGCAAGGACGTCTACTCGTATCTGGCCCAGAGTGAGATCGGCTACATCGGCCTCGATCCATACCGGGTCGGCCCGGCCACCGGCCTGGGCCTCGATCACGTGTTCACGTTGTCGGTGCCCAGCCTCTGGCGTGAGACCCCCGCGCCGTACGGACCGCTGTTCCTGTGGATCGGGGAGAGCATCTCCGCCCTGACCGGCGAGAACATCGTCGCCGCCGTGCTGTGTCACCGAGTCGTGGTGCTCCTCGGGGTCGGCCTCATCGTATGGGCCACCCCGCGGTTGGCCCGACGCTGCGGCGTCGCCGAGGTGAGCGCACTGTGGCTGGGCGCATGTAACCCGCTGCTGTTCATGCACCTGGTCGCCGGAATCCACAACGAAGCCCTGATGCTCGGGCTGATGCTGGCGGGCACGGAGTTCGCGCTGCGCGGCATCGACGCCGCCGCGCCGCTCATCCCCCGGCCGCTGACCTGGCCGCACACCCGTGAGGACTGGCAACACTGGTACCCCGCGGCGATGCTGCTCACCGGCACCGTGCTCATCACGTTGTCCTCGCAGGTCAAGCTGCCGTCGCTGCTCGCGCTCGGTTTCGTCGCGATGGCCCTGGCCTGGCGCCTCGGCGGCACCATCAAGGCGTTCTTCGTAGCCGGCGTCCCGCTCGGCGCGGTGTCACTGGCGGTGATGGCCGTGATCGGCTGGGCCAGCGGCCTGGGCTTCGGGTGGCTGGGCACCCTCGGCACCGCCAACGTGGTCCGCAGCTGGATGTCCCCGCCGACCCTGCTGGCCCTTGGCACCGGCCAGGTCGGCATCCTGCTGGGGCTCGGCGACCACACCACCGCGGTGCTGGCCCTGACCCGCGCCATCGGCGTCTTCCTGATCGCGATCCTGGTCAGCTGGCTGCTGCTGGCCGTGATGCGTGGCCGCCTGCATCCCGTGGGTGGTCTGGGTGTCGCGCTCGGTGGCACGATTCTGTTGTTCCCGGTGGTACAGCCGTGGTACCTGCTGTGGGCGGTGATCCCGCTGGCAGCGTGGGCGACCCGGCCGGGATTCCGCGGCTCCACGATCGCCATCACCCTGGTCGTCGGCATCTTCGGTCCCACCGCCAACGGTGACCGGTTCACGCTGTTCCAGATCGTGATGGCAACCCTGGCCAGCACCCTGATCGTGCTGATCTTGATCGGGTTGACGTGGCGCCGGCTGCCGTGGCGCGCGTCACCTCAGACCGAGATAAGCCCACCGCCGGCACCCACACAGTCCGCCGACGCTTACGCTGAATCCCCGTGA
- a CDS encoding ABC transporter ATP-binding protein produces the protein MTSRSEPPVLLRGVSKRYGATTAVSNLDLEVQRAEVLALLGPNGAGKTTTVEMCEGFIRSDEGRIEILGLDPVADNAQLRERIGVMLQGGGGYPAAKAGEMLDLVASYAADPLDPAWLMETLGLTESARTTYRRLSGGQQQRLALACAVVGRPELVFLDEPTAGMDAHARIVVWELIDALRRDGVTVVLTTHHLAEAEELADRIVIIDHGVAVATGTPAELTHSGAENQLRFSAPRKLDLSLLADALPENYKATETAPGEYLVEGHIDPQVLATVTAWCARLNVLATGMRVEQRSLEDVFLDLTGRELRS, from the coding sequence GTGACCTCGCGTTCTGAACCACCTGTGCTGCTCCGCGGCGTCAGCAAGCGCTACGGCGCGACGACGGCGGTGTCGAACCTCGACCTCGAGGTGCAGCGCGCCGAGGTGCTGGCCCTGCTCGGCCCGAACGGCGCAGGCAAGACCACCACCGTCGAGATGTGCGAGGGATTCATCCGCTCCGACGAAGGCCGCATCGAGATCCTCGGCCTTGACCCCGTCGCGGACAACGCCCAGCTGCGCGAGCGGATCGGCGTGATGCTGCAGGGAGGCGGCGGGTACCCCGCAGCCAAGGCCGGCGAGATGCTCGACCTGGTGGCCTCCTACGCCGCCGATCCCCTCGATCCAGCCTGGCTGATGGAAACCCTCGGCCTGACCGAATCCGCCCGCACCACCTACCGGCGGCTGTCGGGCGGCCAGCAGCAGCGTCTGGCACTGGCGTGCGCCGTGGTGGGTCGTCCCGAACTGGTGTTCCTCGACGAGCCCACCGCCGGGATGGACGCTCACGCCCGAATTGTGGTGTGGGAGTTGATCGATGCGCTGCGCCGAGATGGTGTGACCGTGGTGCTGACCACCCATCACCTCGCCGAGGCAGAAGAACTCGCCGACCGGATCGTGATCATCGACCACGGCGTCGCGGTCGCCACCGGCACCCCGGCCGAACTGACCCACAGCGGTGCCGAGAACCAGCTGCGGTTCAGTGCGCCCCGCAAGCTCGACCTGTCCCTGCTGGCCGACGCATTGCCGGAGAACTACAAGGCCACCGAGACGGCCCCTGGCGAGTACCTGGTCGAAGGCCACATCGACCCGCAGGTGCTGGCCACCGTGACGGCATGGTGCGCCCGGCTCAATGTGCTGGCCACCGGCATGCGGGTGGAGCAGCGAAGCCTCGAAGATGTATTCCTCGACCTGACAGGACGGGAGCTGCGGTCATGA
- a CDS encoding ABC transporter permease, whose protein sequence is MTSAPNRFAPGTFTPDPRPAKVPAMLAAQFGLELKLLLRNGEQLLLTMFIPITLLVGMTLLPLGSFGDDRAGTFTPAIMALALISTAFTGQAIAVAFDRRYGALKRLGATALPVWGIIAGKSLAVVTVVFLQAILLGAIGFALGWRPSAIGLALGAVIIALGTATFAALGLLLGGTLKAEIVLALANLLWFVFAGLGALTLEGGPVPSALRWAARLTPSGALTEALTQAMTVSMDWFGVAVLAAWGVVAAACALRWFRFT, encoded by the coding sequence ATGACGAGCGCTCCGAACCGATTCGCCCCGGGCACCTTCACCCCGGACCCTCGCCCCGCCAAGGTGCCTGCCATGCTGGCCGCCCAATTCGGGCTGGAACTGAAGTTGCTGCTGCGCAACGGCGAACAGCTGCTGCTGACCATGTTCATCCCGATCACGCTGCTGGTCGGGATGACGCTGCTGCCGCTGGGCTCGTTCGGCGACGATCGGGCGGGAACCTTCACCCCGGCCATCATGGCCCTGGCCCTGATCTCGACCGCGTTCACCGGCCAGGCCATCGCGGTGGCCTTCGACCGCCGCTACGGCGCCCTGAAACGGCTCGGCGCCACCGCACTTCCGGTGTGGGGCATCATCGCCGGCAAGTCACTGGCAGTGGTCACCGTCGTGTTCCTCCAGGCAATCCTCTTGGGTGCCATCGGTTTTGCCCTTGGGTGGCGCCCTTCGGCGATAGGGCTGGCGCTGGGCGCGGTGATCATCGCGTTGGGTACGGCCACCTTTGCCGCGTTGGGCCTGCTGCTCGGCGGCACCCTCAAGGCCGAGATCGTGCTGGCCCTGGCCAATCTGCTGTGGTTCGTGTTCGCCGGCCTCGGCGCACTGACCCTGGAAGGCGGCCCGGTGCCGTCGGCCCTGCGCTGGGCGGCCCGACTGACCCCGTCGGGAGCGCTCACCGAGGCGTTGACCCAGGCGATGACGGTTTCGATGGACTGGTTCGGGGTGGCCGTGCTCGCGGCGTGGGGTGTGGTGGCAGCGGCCTGCGCGCTGCGCTGGTTCCGGTTCACCTGA